In the Pseudoalteromonas undina genome, one interval contains:
- a CDS encoding YjaG family protein — protein sequence MTKANNFQRIRELNYLQKAVLASALIERMLPNYGLFSEATGFGDEVILRNALNVCWEKILLPKSKIDLEKQVEKIEPNVPELADFDMFGTYPAIDAATSLLSLMHGLLAQDEQEFVNVSKISQATVARFIEYQMTVEGGVADNKAVREHPLMQYEIEVLGELIDFVEAMGRITAENVKALKKHVLADGQTNIGLAL from the coding sequence ATGACAAAAGCGAATAATTTTCAGCGTATTAGAGAGTTAAATTACCTGCAAAAAGCGGTATTGGCCAGTGCGTTAATAGAGCGTATGTTGCCTAATTATGGACTATTTAGTGAGGCTACCGGTTTTGGCGATGAGGTTATTTTACGTAATGCTTTAAATGTATGTTGGGAAAAGATACTGCTTCCTAAAAGTAAGATTGATTTAGAAAAGCAAGTCGAAAAAATTGAACCTAATGTACCTGAACTTGCTGATTTTGATATGTTTGGCACTTACCCTGCCATTGACGCTGCAACTTCATTATTGAGCTTAATGCATGGCCTTTTAGCACAAGACGAGCAAGAATTTGTTAATGTGAGTAAAATATCGCAGGCAACTGTGGCTCGCTTTATTGAGTATCAGATGACGGTTGAAGGGGGGGTTGCTGATAATAAAGCAGTACGTGAACACCCACTAATGCAATACGAAATAGAGGTATTAGGTGAACTAATTGATTTTGTAGAGGCAATGGGGCGTATTACTGCTGAAAATGTAAAAGCATTGAAAAAGCATGTCCTTGCTGATGGCCAAACTAACATTGGTTTAGCACTTTAA
- a CDS encoding DUF2007 domain-containing protein gives MQNINNSDSNITSFDWVTLYNAENSLEANIIKGLILNAGIECQIKGEMLQGAMGEIPFEQTQVSVQVYAIKERHAREILVNYQQVKQSAPDWVCPNCNEHNGSTFDFCWSCGTLKNDKSE, from the coding sequence TTGCAAAATATTAATAATAGCGATTCAAATATAACATCATTTGATTGGGTTACGCTTTATAACGCAGAAAATAGTTTAGAGGCCAATATAATAAAAGGATTGATTCTGAATGCGGGAATTGAGTGTCAAATTAAAGGCGAAATGCTGCAAGGTGCAATGGGCGAGATCCCGTTTGAGCAAACACAAGTAAGTGTGCAGGTTTATGCGATAAAAGAGCGCCATGCACGCGAAATATTGGTAAACTATCAGCAAGTAAAACAATCCGCTCCAGATTGGGTGTGCCCTAACTGTAATGAGCATAATGGATCAACATTTGATTTTTGTTGGTCATGTGGGACTTTAAAGAATGACAAAAGCGAATAA
- a CDS encoding DUF2721 domain-containing protein, with protein sequence MTLTTPGLLFPAISLLLLAYTNRFLVLAQLIRELNAREGESIRPVVVAQITNLRKRIKLIRTMQVYGVAAFLLCTLSMFALFIEFNTTGIILFGVSLSCLSLSLLTSLFEIHISCDAIEIELQNIENKPLSNRVSKNFIEPNPKSKSSN encoded by the coding sequence ATGACGCTAACTACTCCAGGTTTACTTTTTCCAGCAATCTCGTTGTTGTTACTCGCCTATACAAACCGATTTTTAGTGCTAGCGCAACTAATACGAGAACTGAATGCACGTGAAGGGGAATCTATTCGTCCTGTTGTGGTGGCGCAAATAACCAACCTTAGAAAGCGAATAAAATTAATAAGAACCATGCAAGTATACGGAGTGGCTGCTTTTTTATTATGTACGCTATCTATGTTCGCATTATTTATAGAATTTAATACCACGGGCATTATTTTATTTGGTGTCAGTTTAAGTTGCTTAAGCTTATCTTTGCTTACTTCATTATTTGAAATTCACATCTCTTGTGATGCCATAGAAATTGAATTGCAAAACATTGAAAATAAGCCTTTAAGTAACCGAGTAAGTAAAAATTTTATTGAGCCCAATCCTAAAAGCAAAAGCAGCAATTAA
- a CDS encoding LysR family transcriptional regulator, with product MRFEQLEQFVALGLLRHFRQAAEQTQISTSALTRSIQTLETELGYELVTRSTRSVKLTQAGELFLDFAKNTLNELEQIKHRAFQSINGTEEKKLVIGYTTTTSSIVPITCGEFLSQYPHIKIEMQLQNKTELHRKLLQGEIDISVCSQIVNSIGSDIQLPDQLILFCSKQHPLANKSDISKKELESYPMFSCFSQSKQVQSMLNEVIDSLNKVSTIKVGSIDQVMAGLEKSDHFAIAGIEHTSSVAENHNLIQLKTNNDISHEQLIVQTSQQIEAGEHVDHLLSLINKVSKA from the coding sequence GTGAGATTTGAACAATTAGAACAGTTTGTAGCGCTTGGCCTACTTCGTCATTTTAGGCAAGCTGCAGAACAAACCCAAATTAGCACATCTGCGTTAACTCGAAGTATTCAAACTCTTGAAACAGAGCTTGGCTACGAACTTGTTACCCGCTCTACTCGCTCGGTTAAATTAACTCAAGCAGGCGAACTTTTCCTCGACTTTGCAAAAAATACCCTCAATGAGCTAGAGCAAATAAAACATCGCGCTTTTCAGTCAATTAATGGCACTGAAGAGAAAAAATTGGTCATTGGTTACACCACAACAACCAGCAGCATAGTACCAATTACCTGCGGTGAATTTTTAAGCCAATACCCGCATATTAAAATCGAAATGCAGCTACAAAACAAAACTGAGCTTCATAGAAAGTTACTTCAGGGTGAAATTGACATTAGTGTATGCTCGCAAATAGTCAATAGCATTGGTAGCGACATACAATTACCTGATCAGCTTATTTTATTTTGTTCAAAACAACACCCTTTAGCAAATAAAAGCGATATTAGTAAAAAAGAACTCGAAAGTTATCCAATGTTCAGTTGTTTTTCACAGTCAAAACAAGTGCAATCAATGCTTAATGAAGTAATAGACTCATTAAATAAAGTATCAACTATTAAAGTGGGCAGTATTGATCAGGTAATGGCCGGACTTGAAAAGTCAGACCATTTTGCCATTGCCGGTATTGAACACACCAGTTCTGTGGCAGAAAACCATAACTTGATTCAACTTAAAACTAATAACGATATTAGCCATGAGCAACTTATTGTGCAAACCAGCCAACAAATAGAAGCAGGTGAGCATGTTGACCACTTACTCTCGCTAATAAATAAAGTCTCAAAAGCATAA
- a CDS encoding 2OG-Fe(II) oxygenase: MNNFTASGIYLEQIETHGYAIIENAIDSDLIFDLMADCYRINPHFSLAGIGRLNNLQIDNTVRKDKTYWFDGSSNAQLGYLQVMEAVRNTLNRTFFMGLFDYECHYAKYTQGDFYKKHVDAFKGRSNRVFTTVLYLNSPEKGGELVIYKPKSKGIEIVIKPTAGTLVLFESERFVHEVLPAVDNRYSIAGWFRKNASISGIIDPPR; this comes from the coding sequence ATGAACAACTTTACAGCTTCTGGAATTTATCTAGAGCAGATTGAAACGCATGGTTATGCCATTATTGAAAACGCCATTGATAGTGACCTAATCTTTGATTTAATGGCAGATTGCTACAGAATAAATCCACACTTTAGCCTTGCTGGTATTGGTCGATTAAATAACTTGCAAATTGATAATACAGTTCGTAAAGACAAAACCTATTGGTTTGATGGCAGTTCAAATGCACAACTTGGCTACCTGCAAGTAATGGAAGCAGTTCGTAATACGCTTAATCGAACTTTCTTTATGGGTTTGTTTGATTATGAATGTCACTATGCAAAATATACGCAAGGTGATTTTTATAAAAAACATGTAGATGCATTTAAAGGTCGTTCAAACCGTGTTTTTACTACCGTATTATATTTGAACTCTCCAGAGAAAGGTGGAGAGCTAGTTATTTACAAGCCTAAAAGTAAAGGCATAGAAATAGTAATAAAACCCACGGCAGGCACTTTGGTATTATTTGAAAGCGAACGCTTTGTACATGAAGTACTTCCTGCTGTTGATAACCGCTATTCGATTGCTGGTTGGTTCAGAAAAAACGCGTCAATTAGTGGCATTATCGACCCGCCCCGTTAA
- the ubiA gene encoding 4-hydroxybenzoate octaprenyltransferase → MKLAALSVNHMPYYIQLMRIDKPIGTLLLLWPTYWALWIANDGLPSLTNFIVFTLGVIVMRSAGCVINDFADRKIDGSVKRTCQRPLATGAVSSGEAISLFLLLVVIAFILVLLLNTNTILLSFGALGLAFCYPFMKRYTQLPQVVLGAAFGWAIPMAFMASINSLPVQAWLLFIANICWTVAYDTMYAMVDRDDDLKIGVKSTAILFASYDRHIIALLNFSFFALMVLIGLMNQIGFSFWLGLAIAAMLLVYQQRLIHLRQRDNCFKAFLNNHYVGLAIFIGLLFSYPVFA, encoded by the coding sequence ATGAAACTAGCCGCTTTGTCTGTTAATCATATGCCCTATTACATCCAGTTAATGCGAATTGATAAGCCCATAGGCACTTTATTGCTACTTTGGCCAACTTATTGGGCATTATGGATAGCGAATGATGGTCTGCCTAGCTTAACGAATTTCATTGTGTTTACCCTTGGAGTAATAGTTATGCGAAGCGCAGGATGCGTTATCAATGACTTTGCCGATAGAAAAATTGATGGCTCAGTAAAGCGTACTTGTCAGCGGCCGCTAGCGACCGGAGCGGTAAGTAGTGGCGAAGCCATTAGTTTGTTTTTATTACTCGTTGTCATCGCTTTTATATTAGTATTACTGCTTAATACCAATACTATTTTGTTATCGTTTGGTGCACTTGGATTAGCGTTTTGTTATCCCTTTATGAAACGTTACACACAACTTCCTCAAGTTGTATTGGGCGCGGCTTTTGGTTGGGCAATCCCTATGGCTTTTATGGCATCAATAAACTCTCTACCCGTGCAGGCATGGTTGCTATTTATTGCCAATATTTGCTGGACGGTGGCTTACGACACTATGTACGCAATGGTTGATAGAGACGATGATTTAAAAATAGGAGTAAAATCAACCGCTATTTTATTCGCCAGTTATGACCGCCATATTATAGCGCTACTTAACTTTAGCTTTTTTGCGTTGATGGTTTTAATTGGGTTGATGAATCAAATAGGATTTAGTTTTTGGTTGGGATTAGCTATTGCAGCAATGTTACTTGTGTATCAACAGCGTTTGATTCATTTACGCCAGCGAGATAATTGTTTTAAAGCATTTTTAAATAACCATTACGTAGGACTGGCTATTTTTATTGGTTTATTATTTTCTTACCCCGTTTTTGCTTAA
- a CDS encoding chorismate--pyruvate lyase family protein, whose amino-acid sequence MITFPLSLSANWQSTAQVTGLSNAEKEWLFEPHSLTAKLKSQSQRFAVKVLSEQKVDLSQSQQTLLSEQVSTVLNREVLLLCDEQPIVYAQSWLPVTSNNTNNQLHNMGERPLGDVIFQDPALRRTDIEIARFDDNHSLQSLVSELNLPNHSLLGRRSVFSLHNYQFLVCEVFLPGAYLYS is encoded by the coding sequence GTGATTACTTTTCCTCTTTCTTTATCTGCCAATTGGCAGAGTACCGCTCAAGTGACTGGCTTATCTAACGCTGAGAAAGAGTGGTTATTTGAACCGCATTCTTTAACAGCTAAATTAAAAAGTCAGTCTCAGCGTTTTGCTGTAAAAGTATTGAGTGAGCAAAAAGTAGACCTTTCTCAATCACAGCAAACGCTATTAAGTGAGCAGGTAAGTACAGTACTTAACCGTGAAGTGCTACTGTTGTGTGATGAACAACCGATTGTTTATGCTCAAAGTTGGTTGCCAGTAACAAGCAATAATACAAACAATCAGCTGCACAATATGGGAGAACGCCCGTTAGGTGATGTTATCTTTCAAGATCCTGCGTTAAGGCGCACTGATATTGAAATTGCTCGCTTTGATGATAATCACTCATTGCAATCACTGGTGAGCGAACTTAATTTACCGAATCACTCTTTACTGGGCAGACGCAGCGTATTTTCTTTACATAACTATCAATTTTTGGTCTGTGAGGTTTTTTTACCAGGAGCTTACTTATACTCATGA
- a CDS encoding flagellar basal body-associated protein FliL codes for MKKTVFTGLFILLVSLTSLSARAESTVGYFGFEPDIITNYIGPSSKKMGYVRVTVDLMLNKTSDIAIVEHHTPLLRDALVEILSKEPENKIKSLTGREQIRLKSAEKLKSLLKEETGQEIIRDLLFTKYLYH; via the coding sequence ATGAAAAAAACAGTATTTACAGGCCTTTTTATTCTTTTAGTCAGCCTAACTAGCTTATCAGCACGTGCTGAGTCTACTGTGGGTTATTTTGGGTTTGAGCCAGACATTATTACCAATTACATTGGTCCATCAAGTAAAAAAATGGGTTACGTTCGCGTCACGGTAGATTTAATGCTAAACAAAACATCCGATATTGCCATTGTAGAACATCACACCCCGCTGTTACGTGATGCGCTAGTAGAGATATTATCAAAAGAGCCTGAAAACAAAATAAAGTCTTTAACAGGGCGTGAGCAAATTCGCCTTAAAAGCGCAGAAAAACTAAAAAGCTTACTTAAGGAAGAAACAGGCCAAGAAATAATCCGAGACCTGTTATTTACTAAATATTTATATCATTAG
- the glpG gene encoding rhomboid family intramembrane serine protease GlpG: MIELGSLTNPRAAQGFIDYLKSQGLTGQIRTEDGHTLVISVAPEDFHAVQPLWNEFAKNPNHERYQQASWQVGTTQSPLKYQGQSLNLVARFKALSWLNQGVSILSIVVYIAFLFGAFEPIYMALQFNPASPLTWLTPAVVHFSAMHIVFNLIWWVSLGDNIEKQCGKSSLIGLFLVTALISNWAQYLMVGPNFGGLSGVVYGLLGFCWIYSALNPKQPALVTTAIVGFMLVWLVLGFADVLFVGMANWAHLGGLVSGMAFAYTAQLFKTKSA, translated from the coding sequence ATGATAGAGCTAGGCAGTCTAACTAACCCCCGTGCTGCACAGGGCTTTATAGATTACCTAAAAAGCCAAGGGCTTACAGGGCAAATTCGTACTGAGGATGGTCATACGCTTGTTATTAGTGTGGCACCTGAAGACTTCCATGCAGTGCAGCCTTTATGGAACGAATTTGCTAAAAACCCTAATCATGAGCGTTACCAACAAGCATCATGGCAAGTAGGTACTACGCAGTCACCGTTAAAGTATCAAGGGCAGTCACTTAATTTAGTCGCTCGTTTTAAAGCCTTAAGCTGGCTTAATCAAGGTGTTAGTATTCTCAGCATTGTTGTTTATATTGCCTTTTTATTTGGTGCGTTTGAGCCTATTTATATGGCGTTGCAGTTCAATCCTGCGTCACCACTTACCTGGTTAACACCTGCTGTTGTGCATTTTAGCGCTATGCATATTGTGTTTAACTTAATTTGGTGGGTATCACTGGGTGACAACATTGAAAAGCAATGTGGTAAGTCGAGTTTAATCGGGCTGTTTTTAGTTACCGCTTTAATAAGTAATTGGGCACAGTACTTAATGGTCGGTCCTAACTTTGGTGGGCTTAGCGGTGTTGTATATGGGTTGTTAGGCTTTTGTTGGATTTACAGCGCGCTTAACCCTAAACAGCCTGCACTGGTTACAACCGCAATTGTTGGTTTTATGCTGGTATGGTTAGTACTTGGTTTTGCAGATGTATTATTTGTTGGAATGGCTAATTGGGCACACTTAGGTGGGCTTGTTAGCGGTATGGCTTTTGCCTATACCGCTCAGCTTTTTAAAACAAAAAGCGCCTAA
- the glpE gene encoding thiosulfate sulfurtransferase GlpE — MAFKHISIAQTLELLDKEDVVIADIRDPNSYQTGHIPGSEALSNANIAQFMMEKEFDQPIIIVCYHGMSSQGAASYLVEQGFEDVYSMDGGFTAWEAAYKDKVAR, encoded by the coding sequence ATGGCATTTAAACATATATCAATCGCACAAACCCTCGAACTACTAGACAAAGAAGATGTGGTGATTGCCGATATTCGCGATCCTAATTCGTATCAGACAGGGCACATTCCTGGCTCTGAAGCGCTTTCAAATGCAAATATCGCCCAATTTATGATGGAAAAAGAGTTTGACCAGCCGATTATTATTGTTTGTTATCACGGCATGAGCTCACAGGGTGCAGCAAGTTACTTAGTAGAGCAAGGCTTTGAAGATGTTTACAGCATGGATGGCGGTTTTACTGCGTGGGAAGCCGCTTACAAGGATAAAGTAGCACGATGA
- the tdh gene encoding L-threonine 3-dehydrogenase — protein sequence MKALSKLKAEPGIWMTDAPKPEVGHNDLLIKIRKTAICGTDVHIYKWDEWAQNTIPTPMVVGHEYVGEVIDMGQEVRGFEVGDRVSGEGHITCGHCRNCRAGRVHLCRNTTGVGVNREGAFAEYLVIPAFNAFKIPDNISDELASIFDPFGNAVHTALSFDLVGEDVLITGAGPIGIMAAAVAKHVGARHVVITDVNEYRLDLARKMGATRAVNVANEKLEDVAKELGMTEGFDIGLEMSGVPSAFNAMLNNMNHGGKIAMLGIPPSDMAVDWNQVIFKGLVIKGIYGREMFETWYKMASLIQSGLDLKPIITHQYSIDDFQAGFDMMISGQSGKVILNWD from the coding sequence ATGAAAGCATTATCAAAGTTAAAAGCAGAGCCAGGCATTTGGATGACAGATGCACCAAAGCCTGAAGTAGGTCATAACGATCTGTTAATTAAGATTCGTAAAACAGCCATTTGTGGTACCGATGTTCATATTTACAAGTGGGATGAGTGGGCACAAAACACTATTCCTACACCTATGGTGGTTGGCCACGAATATGTGGGTGAAGTAATTGACATGGGCCAAGAAGTTCGCGGTTTCGAAGTTGGCGACCGTGTATCTGGTGAAGGTCATATAACCTGTGGTCATTGTCGTAACTGCCGTGCTGGACGTGTTCATTTATGCCGTAATACAACCGGTGTGGGTGTTAACCGTGAAGGTGCATTTGCTGAGTACTTAGTTATTCCAGCATTTAACGCGTTTAAAATCCCAGATAACATTAGCGATGAACTGGCCTCTATTTTTGACCCGTTTGGTAATGCTGTACATACTGCATTATCGTTTGACTTAGTGGGTGAGGATGTATTAATCACTGGTGCAGGCCCTATTGGTATTATGGCCGCGGCTGTAGCCAAACATGTAGGTGCACGCCATGTGGTTATCACCGACGTAAATGAATACCGCCTAGACTTAGCACGTAAAATGGGCGCAACGCGTGCTGTAAACGTTGCGAATGAAAAGCTTGAAGATGTAGCTAAAGAGCTAGGTATGACCGAAGGCTTTGACATTGGCTTAGAGATGTCAGGTGTTCCGAGTGCATTTAATGCCATGCTAAATAACATGAATCATGGCGGCAAAATTGCCATGTTAGGTATTCCACCTTCAGATATGGCGGTCGATTGGAATCAAGTTATTTTTAAAGGCTTAGTGATCAAAGGTATTTACGGTCGTGAGATGTTTGAAACTTGGTATAAAATGGCTAGCTTGATTCAATCAGGGCTTGATTTAAAACCAATTATTACTCATCAGTATTCAATTGATGACTTCCAAGCTGGCTTTGATATGATGATTTCAGGCCAATCGGGTAAAGTAATTCTTAACTGGGATTAA
- a CDS encoding glycine C-acetyltransferase, with the protein MRASAFFSQLQQQIEDVKAEGLYKNERVITSQQQAQIEVASGDKVINFCANNYLGLANSPELIAAAQQGLDDHGFGVASVRFICGTQDIHKTLEKKISQFLETEDTILYSSCFDANTGLFETILGADDAIISDSLNHASIIDGVRLCKAKRFRYANNDMADLEKQLIAADEAGAKTKLIATDGVFSMDGVICNLEAVCDLADKYDALVMVDDSHAVGFVGENGKGTPEYCNVLDRVDIITGTLGKALGGASGGYTSGKKEIVEWLRQRSRPYLFSNSLAPSIVTASIKVLEMLENGGELRAKLWSNAKYFREQMETAGFTCAGKDHAIIPVMLGDAKVASLMADKLLAEGIYVTGFSFPVVPKGQARIRTQISAAHSKEQLDTAIAAFTRIGKEIGVI; encoded by the coding sequence ATGAGAGCATCTGCTTTTTTTAGCCAATTACAACAGCAAATCGAAGACGTCAAAGCTGAAGGTTTGTACAAAAATGAACGTGTTATCACTTCACAGCAGCAAGCTCAAATTGAAGTGGCATCAGGTGATAAGGTTATTAACTTTTGTGCTAACAACTACTTAGGTTTAGCTAACAGCCCAGAGCTAATTGCAGCTGCCCAACAAGGCTTAGATGACCATGGCTTTGGTGTTGCCTCAGTGCGTTTTATTTGTGGTACCCAAGATATTCATAAAACGCTTGAGAAAAAAATCAGTCAATTTTTAGAAACTGAAGACACCATTTTGTACTCATCATGCTTTGATGCGAATACAGGCTTGTTTGAAACTATTTTAGGTGCAGACGATGCGATTATTTCTGATTCATTAAACCATGCATCTATTATTGATGGCGTGCGTTTATGTAAAGCAAAACGTTTCCGTTATGCAAATAACGATATGGCTGATTTAGAAAAGCAATTAATTGCAGCCGATGAAGCCGGTGCTAAAACTAAACTAATTGCTACTGATGGCGTGTTCTCAATGGATGGCGTCATTTGTAATTTAGAAGCAGTGTGTGATTTAGCCGACAAATATGACGCGCTTGTTATGGTTGATGACTCACATGCCGTTGGTTTTGTTGGCGAAAACGGTAAAGGTACGCCTGAGTACTGTAATGTACTCGACCGTGTTGATATTATTACTGGCACCTTAGGCAAAGCGCTTGGTGGAGCTTCTGGTGGTTATACTTCAGGCAAAAAAGAAATTGTTGAGTGGCTTCGTCAGCGTTCACGTCCATACTTATTCTCAAATTCATTAGCGCCTTCAATCGTAACAGCGTCAATCAAAGTGTTAGAAATGCTTGAAAATGGCGGTGAGCTTCGCGCTAAGCTATGGTCAAACGCTAAATACTTCCGTGAGCAAATGGAAACGGCAGGTTTTACCTGTGCAGGTAAAGATCATGCGATTATTCCAGTGATGCTAGGGGATGCAAAAGTGGCGTCACTTATGGCTGATAAACTATTGGCTGAAGGGATTTATGTAACTGGCTTTTCATTCCCTGTTGTACCAAAAGGTCAGGCGCGTATTCGTACCCAAATTTCTGCAGCGCACAGCAAGGAGCAGCTTGATACAGCCATTGCAGCCTTTACCCGTATTGGTAAAGAGATTGGTGTTATTTAA
- the gmhB gene encoding D-glycero-beta-D-manno-heptose 1,7-bisphosphate 7-phosphatase, whose translation MNGKHTNKALFLDRDGVVNVDHGYVFKSEEFEFIEGVFSTCKAFYDAGYKIIVVTNQSGIGRGYYSEADFFALNIWMKAQFSHHQIEITDVYFCPHHPKNALPAYLTDCDCRKPAPGMLLQGIKDHHIDPALSVMVGDKRGDMQAAMSANIRTKILVRSGQAVDEQAVKSADYVCDSIKELPVLLADLL comes from the coding sequence ATGAATGGTAAACACACAAATAAGGCGCTTTTTTTAGACCGTGATGGTGTAGTAAATGTTGATCATGGCTATGTATTTAAAAGCGAAGAGTTTGAATTTATAGAGGGTGTGTTTTCAACGTGTAAAGCATTCTATGACGCGGGCTATAAAATAATTGTTGTAACGAACCAATCAGGTATTGGTCGAGGTTATTACTCAGAAGCCGATTTTTTTGCTCTTAACATATGGATGAAAGCGCAGTTTAGTCATCATCAAATTGAAATTACTGATGTTTATTTTTGTCCTCATCACCCTAAAAATGCATTGCCAGCGTATTTAACAGATTGCGATTGCAGAAAACCAGCGCCTGGTATGTTGCTACAAGGAATAAAAGATCATCATATCGACCCTGCACTTAGTGTGATGGTGGGAGACAAACGAGGTGATATGCAAGCTGCTATGAGCGCTAATATCCGTACTAAAATACTGGTACGTTCGGGGCAAGCAGTTGATGAGCAAGCCGTAAAGTCTGCTGACTATGTTTGTGACTCAATCAAGGAACTTCCTGTTTTGCTTGCTGATCTGCTTTAG
- a CDS encoding glycosyltransferase family 9 protein encodes MTSAPTYTSICILRLSAIGDVCHAVSAVQAIQKAHPNAKITWVIGKVEAMLLADLPGVELVVFDKKQGKAALKQLKQTFKGQCFDVLLNMQVALRAGFVARCIPAKVKIGFDWARSKELHSLFINKRIKAQSQAHVLEGFKGFAQAIGVDDYVPVWNMPYTDKDQAKADELLGDDYLSHKLFVISPAASKAQRNWLAERYAALADYAHTQGFKIVLTGGPTELEINLANNIIKHSDSPILNLVGKTKLKELLCVLKRADLVLAPDTGPAHMAVTVGTPVIGLYAHSNPARTGPYLYQDYVVEVYHQNLLKHTGKTAEQLPWGTRVKGDDLMSQVTTDTVKEMFDHVVKKESLL; translated from the coding sequence GTGACTTCAGCGCCTACTTACACATCTATTTGTATTTTACGTCTTTCTGCCATTGGTGATGTATGCCATGCAGTGAGTGCGGTACAAGCAATTCAAAAAGCGCATCCAAATGCTAAAATTACATGGGTGATAGGGAAAGTCGAGGCGATGCTTTTAGCAGATTTGCCTGGCGTTGAGCTTGTTGTATTTGATAAAAAACAAGGTAAAGCGGCACTGAAACAGTTAAAGCAAACCTTCAAAGGGCAGTGTTTTGACGTACTACTTAATATGCAAGTGGCTTTAAGAGCTGGTTTTGTCGCTCGCTGTATTCCTGCCAAAGTTAAAATTGGTTTTGACTGGGCTCGCTCAAAAGAGTTGCATAGTTTATTTATTAATAAACGCATTAAAGCCCAATCTCAGGCACATGTTTTAGAGGGATTTAAAGGTTTTGCTCAAGCGATTGGTGTTGATGATTATGTCCCTGTTTGGAATATGCCCTACACCGACAAAGATCAAGCTAAAGCTGATGAGCTGTTAGGTGATGATTATTTATCACATAAGCTATTCGTTATTTCGCCAGCAGCAAGTAAAGCACAGCGTAACTGGTTAGCCGAACGCTATGCCGCGCTTGCGGATTATGCACATACACAGGGGTTTAAAATAGTATTAACTGGTGGACCGACTGAACTGGAAATTAATTTAGCAAATAACATCATTAAACACTCTGATTCACCCATTCTGAACTTGGTGGGTAAAACAAAACTCAAAGAATTATTGTGCGTACTTAAGCGTGCAGACTTAGTACTGGCACCTGACACAGGACCAGCTCATATGGCGGTGACTGTGGGCACACCGGTTATTGGCTTATATGCGCATTCAAACCCAGCGCGAACGGGGCCTTATTTATACCAAGATTACGTGGTTGAGGTTTATCACCAAAACTTATTAAAGCACACAGGTAAAACCGCCGAGCAATTACCTTGGGGTACTCGGGTTAAGGGCGATGATTTAATGAGTCAAGTAACTACGGATACAGTAAAAGAAATGTTTGACCATGTTGTTAAAAAAGAGTCGTTATTATGA